A part of Escherichia marmotae genomic DNA contains:
- the dinQ gene encoding damage-inducible type I toxin DinQ, whose translation MIDKAIIVLGALIALLELIRFLLQLLN comes from the coding sequence GTGATTGATAAAGCAATCATTGTTCTTGGGGCGTTAATTGCGTTGCTGGAACTGATCCGCTTCCTGCTTCAGCTTCTGAACTGA
- the gorA gene encoding glutathione-disulfide reductase, whose protein sequence is MTKHYDYIAIGGGSGGIASINRAAMYGQKCALIEAKELGGTCVNVGCVPKKVMWHAAQIREAIHMYGPDYGFDTTINKFNWDTLIASRTAYIDRIHTSYENVLGKNNVDVIKGFARFVDAKTLEVNGETITADHILIATGGRPSHPDIPGVEYGIDSDGFFALPALPERVAVVGAGYIAVELAGVINGLGAKTHLFVRKHAPLRSFDPMITETLVEVMNAEGPQLHTNAIPKAVVKNADGSLTLELEDGRSETVDCLIWAIGREPANNNINLEAAGVKTNEKGYIVVDKYQNTNVEGIYAVGDNTGAVELTPVAVAAGRRLSERLFNNKPDEHLDYSNIPTVVFSHPPIGTVGLTEPQAREQYGDDQVKVYKSSFTAMYTAVTTHRQPCRMKLVCVGPEEKIVGIHGIGFGMDEMLQGFAVALKMGATKKDFDNTVAIHPTAAEEFVTMR, encoded by the coding sequence ATGACTAAACACTATGATTACATCGCCATCGGCGGCGGCAGCGGCGGTATCGCCTCCATCAACCGCGCGGCTATGTACGGCCAGAAATGCGCGCTGATTGAAGCCAAAGAACTGGGCGGCACCTGCGTGAACGTCGGCTGCGTGCCGAAAAAAGTGATGTGGCACGCGGCGCAAATCCGTGAAGCCATCCACATGTACGGCCCGGATTATGGCTTTGATACCACCATTAATAAGTTCAACTGGGATACATTGATCGCCAGCCGTACCGCCTATATCGACCGTATCCATACCTCCTATGAAAACGTACTCGGTAAAAATAACGTTGATGTAATCAAAGGTTTTGCTCGCTTCGTTGATGCCAAAACGCTGGAAGTTAACGGTGAAACCATCACTGCTGATCATATTCTGATCGCCACCGGTGGCCGTCCGAGCCATCCGGATATTCCGGGCGTGGAATACGGCATTGATTCCGATGGTTTCTTCGCCCTTCCCGCTTTACCAGAGCGCGTGGCGGTTGTTGGCGCAGGTTACATCGCCGTTGAACTGGCTGGCGTGATTAACGGCCTCGGCGCGAAAACGCATCTGTTTGTGCGTAAACACGCACCACTGCGCAGCTTTGATCCGATGATCACTGAAACACTGGTCGAGGTGATGAACGCCGAAGGCCCACAACTGCACACCAATGCAATCCCGAAAGCGGTGGTGAAAAATGCCGATGGCAGCCTGACGCTGGAGCTGGAAGATGGTCGCAGTGAAACGGTGGATTGCCTGATTTGGGCGATTGGGCGTGAACCTGCCAATAACAATATCAACCTCGAAGCTGCTGGCGTTAAAACCAACGAAAAAGGTTATATCGTCGTCGATAAATATCAAAATACTAACGTTGAAGGTATTTACGCGGTGGGCGATAACACTGGCGCGGTGGAACTGACGCCGGTTGCAGTAGCAGCGGGTCGTCGTCTCTCTGAACGCCTGTTTAATAACAAGCCGGATGAACATCTGGATTACAGCAATATTCCGACCGTCGTTTTCAGCCATCCGCCGATTGGTACTGTTGGTTTAACAGAACCGCAGGCGCGTGAGCAGTACGGCGACGATCAGGTGAAAGTGTATAAATCCTCTTTCACCGCCATGTATACCGCTGTCACCACTCACCGCCAGCCGTGCCGCATGAAGCTGGTATGCGTTGGGCCAGAAGAGAAGATTGTCGGTATTCATGGTATTGGTTTTGGTATGGATGAAATGTTGCAGGGCTTCGCGGTAGCGCTGAAGATGGGCGCAACCAAGAAAGACTTCGACAACACCGTCGCTATTCACCCGACGGCGGCAGAAGAGTTCGTTACTATGCGTTAA
- the prlC gene encoding oligopeptidase A gives MTNPLLTPFELPPFSKILPEHVVPAVTKALNDCRENVERVVAQGAPYTWENLCQPLAEVDDVLGRIFSPVSHLNSVKNSPELREAYEQTLPLLSEYSTWVGQHEGLYKAYRDLRDGDYYATLNTAQKKAVDNALRDFELSGIGLPKEKQQRYGEIATRLSELGNQYSNNVLDATMGWTKLVTDEAELAGMPESALAAAKAQAEAKELEGYLLTLDIPSYLPVMTYCDNQALREEMYRAYSTRASDQGPNAGKWDNSKVMEEILTLRHELAQLLGFENYAFKSLATKMAENPQQVLDFLTDLAKRARPQGEKELAQLRAFAKAEFGVDELQPWDIAYYSEKQKQHLYSISDEQLRPYFPENKAVNGLFEVVKRIYGITAKERKDVDVWHPDVRFFELYDENNELRGSFYLDLYARENKRGGAWMDDCVGQMRKADGSLQKPVAYLTCNFNRPVNGKPALFTHDEVITLFHEFGHGLHHMLTRIETAGVSGINGVPWDAVELPSQFMENWCWEPEALAFISGHYETGEPLPKELLDKMLAAKNYQAALFILRQLEFGLFDFRLHAEFRPEQGAKILETLAEIKKLVAVVPSPSWGRFPHAFSHIFAGGYAAGYYSYLWADVLAADAFSRFEEEGIFNRETGQSFLDNILSRGGSEEPMELFKRFRGREPQLDAMLEHYGIKG, from the coding sequence ATGACGAATCCGTTACTGACTCCCTTTGAACTCCCGCCGTTTTCAAAAATCCTCCCGGAACATGTGGTTCCAGCCGTCACTAAGGCGTTGAACGACTGCCGCGAAAATGTAGAGCGCGTGGTAGCGCAAGGGGCACCGTACACCTGGGAAAATCTCTGCCAGCCGCTTGCAGAAGTCGATGATGTACTGGGACGTATTTTCTCCCCGGTTAGCCACCTGAACTCGGTGAAAAATAGCCCGGAACTGCGTGAAGCTTACGAACAAACGCTGCCGCTGCTGTCGGAATACAGCACCTGGGTAGGGCAACATGAAGGGCTATATAAAGCGTACCGTGACCTGCGCGATGGCGATTACTACGCCACGCTGAACACAGCGCAGAAAAAAGCGGTTGATAACGCACTGCGTGATTTTGAACTTTCTGGCATCGGCCTGCCGAAAGAAAAACAGCAGCGTTACGGTGAGATTGCTACCCGTCTTTCCGAACTGGGCAACCAGTACAGCAACAACGTCCTCGATGCGACGATGGGCTGGACTAAACTCGTCACCGACGAAGCGGAACTGGCGGGTATGCCAGAAAGTGCATTGGCTGCGGCAAAAGCTCAGGCCGAAGCGAAAGAACTGGAAGGTTACCTGCTGACGTTGGATATCCCAAGCTATCTGCCGGTAATGACCTACTGCGACAACCAGGCCCTGCGTGAAGAGATGTATCGCGCTTACAGCACCCGCGCCTCCGATCAAGGCCCGAACGCTGGTAAGTGGGACAACAGTAAAGTGATGGAAGAGATCCTCACCTTGCGTCATGAACTGGCGCAATTGCTGGGTTTTGAAAACTACGCCTTTAAATCACTCGCCACTAAAATGGCAGAAAATCCGCAGCAGGTGCTTGATTTCTTAACCGATCTGGCAAAACGCGCACGTCCACAAGGTGAAAAAGAACTGGCGCAACTGCGCGCCTTCGCCAAAGCCGAATTTGGCGTCGATGAGTTGCAGCCGTGGGATATTGCGTACTACAGCGAAAAACAAAAACAGCATCTTTATAGCATCAGCGACGAACAACTGCGTCCGTACTTTCCGGAAAACAAAGCGGTTAACGGCCTGTTTGAAGTGGTTAAACGTATTTACGGCATCACCGCCAAAGAGCGTAAGGATGTCGATGTCTGGCATCCGGATGTACGTTTCTTCGAACTCTATGACGAGAACAACGAACTGCGCGGCAGCTTCTACCTCGATCTGTATGCCCGTGAAAACAAGCGCGGCGGGGCGTGGATGGATGACTGCGTAGGCCAGATGCGTAAAGCCGACGGTTCGCTGCAAAAACCGGTCGCTTACCTGACCTGTAACTTCAACCGTCCGGTGAATGGTAAACCGGCGCTGTTTACCCACGACGAAGTGATCACCCTGTTCCATGAGTTCGGTCACGGCCTGCATCATATGCTGACCCGCATCGAGACCGCAGGCGTTTCCGGTATCAACGGGGTGCCGTGGGATGCAGTCGAACTGCCGAGTCAGTTTATGGAAAACTGGTGCTGGGAGCCGGAGGCGCTGGCGTTTATCTCTGGTCATTATGAAACCGGCGAACCGCTGCCGAAAGAGCTGCTGGATAAAATGCTGGCGGCGAAAAACTACCAGGCAGCGCTGTTTATTCTGCGTCAACTGGAGTTCGGCCTGTTCGATTTCCGTCTGCACGCGGAGTTCCGTCCTGAACAAGGCGCGAAGATCCTCGAAACGCTGGCAGAAATCAAAAAACTGGTTGCCGTGGTGCCGTCTCCATCCTGGGGGCGTTTCCCACATGCTTTCAGCCACATTTTTGCCGGAGGTTATGCAGCAGGTTACTACAGCTACCTGTGGGCCGACGTGCTGGCGGCGGATGCCTTCTCACGCTTTGAAGAAGAGGGGATTTTCAACCGTGAAACCGGACAGTCATTCCTCGACAATATTCTGAGCCGTGGCGGTTCAGAAGAGCCGATGGAGCTGTTCAAACGCTTCCGTGGTCGTGAACCGCAACTGGATGCGATGCTGGAGCATTACGGCATTAAGGGCTGA
- the arsB gene encoding arsenite/antimonite:H(+) antiporter ArsB — translation MLLAGAIFVLTIILVIWQPKGLGIGWSAALGAGLALVTGVVHPGDIPVVWNIVWNATTAFIAVIIISLLLDESGFFEWAALHVSRWGHGRGRLLFTWIVLLGATVAALFANDGAALILTPIVIAMLLALGFSKGTTLAFVMAAGFIADTASLPLIVSNLVNIVSADFFGLGFSEYASVMVPVDIAAILATLVMLHLYFRKDIPQNYDMALLKPPAEAIKDPATFKTGWVVLLLLLAGFFVLEPLGIPVSAIAAVGALILFVIAKRGHAINTGKVLRGAPWQIVIFSLGMYLVVYGLRNAGLTEYLSGVLNVLADNGLWAATLGTGFLTAFLSSIMNNMPTVLVGALSIDGSTASGVIKEAMVYANVIGCDLGPKITPIGSLATLLWLHVLSQKNMTISWGDYFRTGIIMTLPVLFVTLVTLALRLSFTL, via the coding sequence ATGTTACTGGCAGGCGCTATTTTTGTCCTGACCATCATATTGGTTATCTGGCAGCCGAAAGGTTTAGGCATCGGCTGGAGTGCGGCGTTGGGCGCGGGACTGGCGTTAGTTACGGGTGTGGTACATCCGGGCGATATTCCTGTGGTGTGGAATATTGTCTGGAATGCGACTACTGCATTTATTGCCGTTATTATCATCAGCCTGCTGCTGGACGAATCCGGTTTTTTCGAATGGGCGGCGCTGCATGTTTCACGTTGGGGTCATGGGCGTGGCCGCTTGCTGTTTACCTGGATAGTCCTGCTCGGTGCGACCGTTGCGGCTCTGTTTGCCAATGATGGCGCGGCACTTATTTTGACGCCGATCGTTATCGCCATGTTGCTGGCTTTAGGTTTCAGTAAAGGCACAACGCTTGCATTCGTCATGGCGGCTGGATTCATTGCCGATACCGCCAGCCTGCCGCTTATCGTATCCAACCTGGTAAATATCGTTTCGGCAGATTTCTTTGGCCTCGGCTTTAGCGAATATGCCTCGGTCATGGTGCCGGTGGACATCGCCGCAATACTGGCCACGCTGGTGATGTTGCATCTCTACTTTCGCAAAGATATTCCACAGAACTACGATATGGCATTGCTGAAACCTCCCGCCGAAGCAATTAAAGATCCTGCCACCTTCAAAACGGGCTGGGTTGTTTTATTGCTTTTGCTGGCGGGATTTTTCGTTCTGGAACCGCTCGGTATCCCGGTAAGCGCCATTGCGGCAGTGGGCGCGCTAATTTTGTTTGTAATCGCTAAACGCGGCCATGCTATCAATACGGGTAAAGTGCTACGCGGCGCACCCTGGCAGATTGTCATCTTCTCACTCGGCATGTATCTGGTGGTTTATGGCCTGCGCAATGCGGGGCTAACAGAATACCTTTCTGGCGTACTTAATGTATTGGCAGATAACGGTCTGTGGGCCGCGACGCTGGGCACCGGATTTCTGACCGCCTTCCTCTCTTCTATTATGAACAATATGCCTACGGTACTGGTTGGTGCGTTGTCTATTGATGGCAGCACGGCGTCTGGCGTGATCAAAGAAGCGATGGTTTACGCCAACGTTATTGGCTGCGATCTGGGGCCGAAAATTACGCCAATTGGTAGCCTGGCAACACTGCTCTGGTTGCACGTACTTTCGCAGAAGAATATGACGATTAGCTGGGGGGATTACTTCCGTACAGGAATTATTATGACCCTGCCGGTGCTGTTTGTAACGCTGGTCACGCTGGCGCTACGTCTCTCTTTCACTTTGTAA
- the chuS gene encoding hematinate-forming heme oxygenase ChuS: MNHYTRWLELKEQNPGKYARDIAGLMNISEAELAFARVTHDAWRMRGDIREILAALESVGETKCICRNEYAVHEQVGAFTNQHLNGHAGLILNPRALDLRLFLNQWASVFHIKETTARGERQSVQFFDHQGDALLKVYATDNTDMAAWSELLARFIVEENTPLELTTVDAPAAHSNVDASAVEQEWRAMTDVHQFFTLLKRHNLTRQQAFKLVADDLACKVANSALAQILESAQRDGNEIMVFVGNRGCVQIFTGVVEKVVPMKGWLNIFNPTFTLHLLEESIAETWVTRKPTSDGYVTSLELFAHDGTQIAQLYGQRTEGEQEQAQWRKQIAALTQEGVAA; encoded by the coding sequence ATGAACCACTACACACGCTGGCTTGAGTTAAAAGAACAAAATCCCGGAAAGTACGCGCGTGACATCGCAGGTTTAATGAATATCAGCGAAGCAGAACTGGCATTTGCCCGTGTCACGCACGATGCGTGGCGGATGCGCGGCGATATTCGTGAAATTCTCGCGGCGCTGGAAAGCGTTGGCGAAACCAAATGTATCTGTCGTAATGAATATGCTGTTCATGAGCAAGTTGGGGCATTTACCAACCAGCATTTGAACGGCCATGCCGGATTAATACTCAATCCGCGCGCGCTGGATCTGCGTCTGTTTCTCAACCAGTGGGCCAGTGTTTTCCATATAAAAGAAACCACGGCTCGCGGCGAACGTCAGAGTGTTCAGTTCTTTGATCATCAGGGCGATGCGTTACTGAAAGTTTATGCCACCGACAATACCGATATGGCGGCATGGAGCGAGCTTCTGGCGCGTTTTATTGTCGAGGAAAATACGCCGCTTGAGTTAACAACGGTTGATGCACCTGCTGCGCATAGCAACGTCGATGCCAGTGCTGTAGAGCAAGAGTGGCGTGCGATGACGGATGTTCATCAGTTTTTTACGCTGCTCAAGCGGCATAACCTGACGCGCCAACAGGCGTTTAAACTGGTGGCAGACGATCTGGCCTGCAAAGTCGCCAATAGTGCGCTGGCGCAGATTCTGGAATCCGCCCAGCGAGATGGCAATGAGATCATGGTGTTTGTTGGCAACCGTGGCTGCGTACAAATTTTCACGGGTGTGGTAGAAAAAGTGGTGCCAATGAAAGGCTGGCTGAATATTTTCAACCCAACATTTACTCTTCATCTATTAGAAGAGAGCATCGCTGAAACCTGGGTTACCCGTAAACCGACCAGCGATGGCTACGTGACCAGCCTGGAATTGTTTGCCCATGATGGTACGCAGATTGCGCAACTTTATGGTCAACGTACAGAAGGCGAACAAGAGCAAGCGCAATGGCGTAAACAGATTGCGGCACTGACGCAAGAAGGCGTTGCTGCGTAA
- a CDS encoding helix-turn-helix domain-containing protein: MFLIITKDIIFFTAMKNILSKGNVVHIQNEEEIDLTLHQSALVIIDTLMNNVFHSSMLNKIERLQPVHVIVFSPFNIKRCLGKVPVTFVQRNITIIDFVALLNGSYCSAPEADVSLSRKQHQVLTCIANQMTTEDILGKLKISLKTFYCHKHNIMMILNLRRINELVRHQHIDYLV; encoded by the coding sequence ATGTTTCTTATAATTACCAAAGACATCATATTTTTCACCGCAATGAAAAATATTTTGAGTAAGGGTAATGTCGTTCATATACAGAACGAAGAAGAGATTGACTTAACGTTACATCAGAGTGCTTTGGTGATTATTGATACGTTAATGAATAATGTATTCCACTCATCAATGCTCAACAAAATTGAACGTCTGCAACCTGTCCATGTCATTGTTTTCTCGCCGTTTAATATTAAACGCTGTCTGGGGAAAGTCCCGGTAACTTTTGTTCAGAGAAATATTACGATTATTGACTTTGTCGCGCTGCTCAATGGCAGTTACTGTTCTGCGCCAGAAGCGGATGTGTCACTCTCGCGCAAACAGCATCAGGTTCTGACCTGCATTGCAAATCAAATGACGACAGAAGATATTCTGGGAAAACTAAAAATCTCATTAAAAACATTCTACTGCCATAAACACAATATTATGATGATCCTCAACCTCAGGCGGATCAACGAACTGGTACGGCATCAACATATTGATTATCTGGTCTGA
- the slp gene encoding outer membrane lipoprotein Slp yields MNKTKGALIFSLSFFLAACSSIPQNIKGNNQPDIQKSFVAVHNQPNLYVGQQARFGGKVINVINGKTDTLLEIAVLPLDSYAKPEIEANYQGRLLARQNGFLDPVNYRNHFVTVLGTIQGEQPGFINKVPYNFVDVNVQGIQVWHLREVVNTTYNLWDYGYGAFWPEPGWGAPYYTNAVSQVTPELVK; encoded by the coding sequence ATGAACAAGACAAAAGGTGCACTCATCTTCAGCCTTTCATTTTTTCTTGCCGCATGTAGTTCGATTCCGCAAAATATCAAAGGCAATAACCAACCTGATATTCAAAAAAGTTTTGTTGCTGTTCATAACCAACCAAATTTGTATGTTGGTCAACAGGCACGCTTTGGCGGTAAGGTTATCAACGTTATTAACGGCAAAACAGATACGTTGTTAGAAATCGCCGTATTACCGCTGGATAGCTATGCCAAACCTGAAATTGAAGCCAACTATCAGGGTCGCCTGCTCGCCAGACAAAATGGCTTCCTTGACCCAGTGAACTACCGTAACCACTTTGTCACCGTTCTCGGCACGATTCAGGGCGAACAGCCAGGTTTTATCAATAAAGTCCCGTATAACTTCGTTGACGTGAATGTACAGGGGATTCAGGTGTGGCATTTGAGAGAAGTGGTCAACACCACCTACAACCTGTGGGATTACGGCTACGGCGCATTCTGGCCAGAACCCGGCTGGGGCGCACCTTATTACACCAATGCGGTTAGCCAGGTAACGCCAGAACTGGTGAAATAA
- the rlmJ gene encoding 23S rRNA (adenine(2030)-N(6))-methyltransferase produces MLSYRHSFHAGNHADVLKHTVQSLIIESLKEKDKPFLYLDTHAGAGRYQLSSEHAERTGEYLEGIARIWQQDDLPAELESYINVVKHFNRSGQLRYYPGSPLIARQLLREQDSLQLTELHPSDYPLLRSEFQKDSRARVEKADGFLQLKAKLPPVSRRGLILIDPPYEMKTDYQAVVSGIAEGYKRFATGTYALWYPVVLRQQIKRMIHDLEATGIRKILQIELAVLPDSDRRGMTASGMIVINPPWKLEQQMNNVLPWLHSKLVPAGTGHATVNWIVPE; encoded by the coding sequence ATGCTCAGTTATCGCCACAGCTTTCACGCTGGCAACCACGCCGACGTCCTTAAACATACCGTTCAGAGCCTGATCATCGAGTCGCTGAAAGAGAAAGATAAACCGTTTCTCTATCTCGATACCCACGCGGGTGCGGGGCGTTATCAGTTAAGTAGCGAACATGCCGAGCGTACAGGCGAATATCTCGAAGGCATCGCCCGTATCTGGCAGCAGGATGACCTGCCCGCAGAATTGGAGTCGTACATCAATGTGGTAAAACACTTCAACCGTAGTGGGCAGCTACGTTATTACCCTGGTTCGCCGTTGATTGCCCGTCAGTTACTGCGTGAACAAGACAGCCTGCAACTGACCGAGTTGCACCCCAGCGATTATCCGTTACTGCGTTCTGAATTTCAGAAAGACAGCCGTGCGCGCGTAGAAAAAGCCGACGGCTTCCTGCAGCTTAAAGCTAAACTGCCGCCGGTCTCCCGCCGTGGCCTGATCCTTATCGACCCGCCGTATGAAATGAAAACAGACTATCAGGCGGTGGTCAGTGGGATAGCAGAAGGCTACAAACGTTTCGCCACTGGCACTTACGCATTGTGGTATCCGGTAGTGCTGCGTCAGCAAATTAAGCGCATGATCCACGATCTGGAAGCGACCGGTATTCGCAAAATTCTGCAAATTGAACTGGCGGTGCTGCCAGACAGCGATCGCCGTGGCATGACTGCTTCTGGCATGATTGTCATTAACCCTCCGTGGAAGCTGGAACAGCAAATGAATAACGTGCTGCCGTGGCTACACAGCAAACTGGTTCCGGCAGGCACCGGGCACGCTACCGTAAACTGGATCGTACCGGAGTAA
- the arsR gene encoding As(III)-sensing metalloregulatory transcriptional repressor ArsR: MSILLPIQLFKILADETRLSIVLLLSEMGELCVCDLCTALNQSQPKISRHLALLRESGLLLDRKQGKWVHYRLSPHIPSWAAKIIEQTRRCEQENVQAIVRNLARQNCSADSKTICS; this comes from the coding sequence ATGTCAATTCTGTTACCCATCCAACTGTTCAAAATTCTTGCCGATGAAACGCGTTTGAGTATCGTTTTACTGCTCAGCGAGATGGGTGAGTTATGCGTCTGTGATCTCTGTACTGCCCTGAATCAGTCGCAGCCCAAGATCTCACGCCACCTGGCATTGCTGCGTGAAAGCGGCTTATTGCTGGATCGCAAACAAGGTAAGTGGGTTCATTACCGTTTATCGCCGCATATTCCTTCCTGGGCTGCGAAAATTATTGAGCAGACCAGGAGATGTGAACAGGAAAATGTTCAGGCAATTGTCCGTAACCTGGCCCGACAAAATTGTTCCGCAGACAGTAAGACCATTTGCAGCTAA
- the arsC gene encoding glutaredoxin-dependent arsenate reductase, with product MSNITIYHNPACGTSRNTLEMIRNSGTEPTIIHYLETPPARDELVKLIADMGISVRALLRKNVEPYEELSLADDKFTDDQLIDFMLQHPILINRPIVVTQLGTRLCRPSEVVLEILPDAQKGAFTKEDGEKVVDDSGKRLK from the coding sequence ATGAGCAACATTACCATTTATCACAACCCGGCCTGCGGCACGTCGCGTAATACACTGGAGATGATCCGCAACAGCGGTACAGAACCGACTATTATCCACTATCTGGAAACCCCACCGGCTCGTGACGAGCTGGTCAAACTCATTGCCGATATGGGAATTTCGGTACGCGCGCTGCTGCGTAAAAACGTTGAACCATATGAGGAACTGAGTCTTGCAGACGATAAATTTACTGACGATCAGTTAATCGACTTTATGTTGCAACACCCGATTCTGATTAACCGTCCAATTGTGGTAACACAGTTGGGAACCCGGCTGTGCCGCCCTTCGGAAGTAGTGCTGGAGATCCTGCCGGATGCTCAGAAAGGGGCGTTCACCAAAGAAGACGGTGAGAAAGTGGTTGATGATTCAGGTAAACGATTAAAATAA
- the chuA gene encoding TonB-dependent heme/hemoglobin receptor ChuA/ShuA → MTVTATGNARSSFEAPMMVSVIDTSAPENQTATSATDLLRHVPGITLDGTGRTNGQDVNMRGYDHRGVLILVDGVRQGTDTGHLNGTFLDPALIKRVEIVRGPSALLYGSGALGGVISYDTVDAKDLLQEGQSSGFRVFGTGGTGDHSLGLGASAFGRTENLDGIVAWSSRDRGDLRQSNGETAPNDEAINNMLAKGTWQIDSAQALSGLVRYYNNDAREPKNPQTVEASDSSNPMVDRSTIQRDAQLAYKLAPVGNDWLNADAKVYWSEVRINAQNTGSSGEYREQTTKGAKLENRSTLFADSFASHLLTYGGEYYRQEQHPGGATTGFPQAKIDFSSGWLQDEITLRDLPITLLGGTRYDSYRGSSDGYKDVDADKWSSRAGMTINPTNWLMLFGSYAQAFRAPTMGEMYNDSKHFSIGRFYTNYWVPNPNLRPETNETQEYGFGLRFDDLMLSNDALEFKASYFDTKAKDYISTTVDFAAATTMSYNVPNAKIWGWDVMTKYTTDLFSLDVAYNRTRGKDTDTGEYISSINPDTVTSTLNIPIAHSGFSVGWVGTFADRSTHVSSSYSKQPGYGVNDFYVSYQGQQALKGMTTTLVLGNAFDKEYWSPQGIPQDGRNGKIFVSYQW, encoded by the coding sequence ATGACCGTTACGGCAACAGGGAATGCACGCAGTTCCTTCGAAGCGCCAATGATGGTCAGTGTTATCGACACTTCCGCCCCTGAAAACCAAACGGCTACGTCAGCCACCGATCTACTGCGTCATGTTCCAGGGATTACCCTTGATGGTACTGGGCGTACAAATGGACAGGATGTGAATATGCGTGGCTATGACCATCGCGGTGTGTTGATCCTTGTTGATGGTGTTCGTCAGGGAACTGATACCGGGCACCTGAATGGGACTTTCCTCGATCCGGCGCTGATCAAACGTGTTGAGATTGTCCGTGGACCTTCGGCATTACTGTATGGCAGTGGCGCATTGGGAGGGGTTATCTCCTACGATACGGTCGATGCAAAAGATTTATTGCAGGAAGGACAAAGCAGCGGTTTTCGTGTCTTTGGCACTGGCGGCACGGGAGATCATAGCCTGGGGTTAGGCGCGAGTGCTTTTGGGCGAACGGAAAATCTGGATGGTATTGTGGCCTGGTCCAGCCGCGATCGTGGTGATTTACGCCAGAGCAATGGCGAAACCGCGCCGAATGATGAGGCCATTAATAACATGTTGGCGAAAGGGACCTGGCAAATTGATTCTGCCCAGGCTCTGAGTGGATTAGTGCGTTATTACAATAACGACGCGCGCGAACCAAAAAATCCGCAGACCGTTGAAGCTTCTGACAGCAGTAATCCGATGGTTGATCGTTCAACGATTCAACGTGATGCGCAACTTGCTTATAAACTCGCGCCAGTGGGCAACGACTGGTTAAATGCCGATGCAAAAGTTTACTGGTCGGAAGTCCGTATTAATGCCCAGAACACGGGGAGTTCCGGCGAATATCGTGAACAGACAACAAAAGGTGCCAAACTGGAGAACCGCTCCACGCTGTTTGCCGATAGTTTTGCTTCTCACCTGCTGACATATGGCGGTGAGTATTATCGTCAGGAACAGCATCCGGGCGGTGCGACAACGGGCTTCCCGCAAGCGAAAATCGATTTCAGCTCCGGCTGGCTACAGGATGAGATCACCTTACGCGATCTGCCGATTACCCTGCTCGGCGGAACCCGCTATGACAGCTATCGCGGCAGCAGTGATGGTTACAAAGATGTTGATGCCGACAAATGGTCGTCTCGCGCGGGGATGACTATCAACCCGACCAACTGGCTAATGTTATTTGGTTCGTATGCCCAGGCATTCCGCGCGCCGACGATGGGTGAAATGTACAACGATTCTAAGCACTTCTCGATTGGTCGCTTCTATACCAACTATTGGGTGCCGAACCCGAACTTACGTCCGGAAACCAACGAAACTCAGGAATACGGCTTTGGGCTGCGTTTTGATGACCTGATGTTGTCCAATGATGCCCTGGAATTTAAAGCCAGCTACTTTGATACCAAAGCGAAGGATTACATCTCCACAACCGTCGATTTCGCGGCGGCGACAACCATGTCTTATAACGTCCCGAACGCCAAAATCTGGGGGTGGGATGTAATGACGAAATATACCACTGACCTGTTTAGCCTTGATGTGGCCTATAACCGTACCCGCGGCAAAGACACCGATACCGGAGAATATATCTCCAGCATTAACCCGGATACCGTTACCAGCACCCTGAATATTCCGATCGCCCACAGTGGCTTCTCTGTCGGCTGGGTTGGTACGTTTGCCGATCGCTCAACACATGTCAGCAGCAGTTACAGCAAACAACCAGGCTACGGCGTGAATGATTTCTACGTTAGTTATCAAGGACAGCAGGCGCTCAAAGGCATGACCACCACTCTGGTACTGGGCAACGCCTTCGATAAAGAGTACTGGTCACCGCAGGGTATCCCGCAGGATGGTCGTAACGGAAAAATTTTCGTGAGTTATCAATGGTAA